The Deltaproteobacteria bacterium region GGCTGAACCCCCTGTCCGTCGCCGCCTTGAGGAAGATCTCATCCGGCCCAACCTTCAGGAAAAGGAACCGCTGTCCGCGAAGGACCTGGATATGGAAGAAGGATTTGAAGAATTCTGATCTTTGGGAAGAAAACCATGATGGAAAATAGCTTTCAATATATCACCTTCTTTCTGGATCAGGAAGAATATGCCCTGGAATTACTGAAGATCAAAGAGATCATCGCCTTTCGCCCCTTGACCCGTGTCCCCGGAATGGGAGGGTTTATCAAAGGCATTCTGAACTTAAGGGGGGTGATCCTGCCGGTCTTTGATCCCCGGGAAAAATTTGCCCTTCCCCTCCGTCCTTATGAAGCCCATACAGTCATTTTGATCCTGGAATTGGCGGGGAGATTGGTTGGTCTTATTGTGGACAGGGCCAGCGATGTCGTCGATCTGGCCCAAGAATCCATACAGCCTCCTCCGGCCTTCTCCACACCTAT contains the following coding sequences:
- a CDS encoding purine-binding chemotaxis protein CheW translates to MMENSFQYITFFLDQEEYALELLKIKEIIAFRPLTRVPGMGGFIKGILNLRGVILPVFDPREKFALPLRPYEAHTVILILELAGRLVGLIVDRASDVVDLAQESIQPPPAFSTPIQKDYIQGIGSVEDRLVILLNADRLLNEQEIEALDKTG